A stretch of DNA from Nitrospirota bacterium:
CCTCTTCCTTATGGACAACGTCTACCGCTTTGTCCAAGCGGGAAACGAGGTTTCCGTGTTGCTGGGCAGGCTCTCCTCGCGGGTGGGCTACCAGCCGACCCTCGAGGCCGAACTCGCCCAGGTTCAGGAAAGGCTTGTTTCCACCCGGAGCGGAAGCATCACCTCCGTCCAGGCCGTCTACGTGCCCGCCGACGACATGACCGACCCTGCTGTGGCCGGTGTCATGCCACACCTGGATGCAGCCTTAGTGCTTTCCCGGGAGGCTGCCGCCAAGGGGCTCTACCCGGCGGCGGACCCCCTGCTTTCGCACTCCAAGCTCCTGAACCCCGAGGACATGGGCCAGCGCCACTACGACATTTCACAGGACGTCAAGGAGCATTTGGCCCGGTACAAGGAACTCATGGACATCATAAACATGCTGGGTCTCGAGGAGCTTTCTGCAGCGGACAAGCTCGTCGTGCACCGGGCCAGGAGGCTTGAGAGGTTTCTCACACAACCCTTCTTCCTCACCAAGGAATTCACCGGACGGATAGGCAAGCACGTGGAACTTGCCAAGACCCTTGACGGCTGCGAGGCCATACTCTCCGGCGAGATGGACGACGTCCCCGAAGAGAGGTTTTTCATGGTCGGCAGCCTGGAGGAGGTGGGGAAATGACCAGCAGGCCCTTTGACGTGGAGATAATAACCCCCCTTCAGACCCTGACCCGGAAGGTGAGGCACATACGGCTTGAAGACGAAACCGGTTACTTCGGGGTGATGCGGGGGCATATGGATTTTGTGACCGTGCTTCAGCCTTCGGTGGGCTATTATTCCGACGTCGAGGGCCGGGAGGTCTTCCTCGCTGTGGAGGGTGGGGTGCTGTTGGTCCGGGATGGCAGGGTAACCCTGACTTCCCGCGGGGTCTTTGAAAACACGGATCCGGAGAAGCTCAAGCAGACCATCGAGGAGTCCATGAAGCGGAAGGAACGCTCCGAGGCAGCCTATGCAAGCCTGGTGCGGGGCCTGGAGAGGGCATTCCTTGAGAAATCGGTGGAGATGGAAAGGTCCAGGTGAAGCCGGACTTCCCCGAGAAGATAGAGAAGTCCGTCCGGGACATCGTCCAGGGCAGGAAAAAGGCGGGTTTCTGGCATTACGCCTATCTCATCGGGGTGGGCGGCTGGCTCCTGGCCCTCCCCATAGTGGCCGGGGCCTATGTGGGCTGGTACCTGGACAAAAAGTTCCCCGGCGGGGTCTCCTGGACCATCACCCTGATGCTTCTAGGCATCGCCGTGGGGGCTTACAATGTGTGGTACTTCCTGATGAGAAACGCTGAATGAAAAAGATAACGGTTTTTCCCGAGGTGATATTCAGCATCGGCCCTGTCCGTGTCACCGACACGGTAGTGGATACCTGGATAGTGATGGCTATAATCGCGGGGGCCTTCTATTTAATCACCAGGAGGCTGAGCACGGAGCCGTCTCTCGCACAGGAAGCCCTTGAGGCCGTGATAGACGCCATAGTGGAGACCATAAGGGAAGTGCTTCCCATAGACCCCTGGCGGGTGGTCCCTGTGGTGGGCACCCTATGGATCTTCATAGG
This window harbors:
- a CDS encoding F0F1 ATP synthase subunit epsilon, with the translated sequence MTSRPFDVEIITPLQTLTRKVRHIRLEDETGYFGVMRGHMDFVTVLQPSVGYYSDVEGREVFLAVEGGVLLVRDGRVTLTSRGVFENTDPEKLKQTIEESMKRKERSEAAYASLVRGLERAFLEKSVEMERSR
- a CDS encoding AtpZ/AtpI family protein, producing the protein MKPDFPEKIEKSVRDIVQGRKKAGFWHYAYLIGVGGWLLALPIVAGAYVGWYLDKKFPGGVSWTITLMLLGIAVGAYNVWYFLMRNAE